From Algoriphagus sp. NG3, the proteins below share one genomic window:
- a CDS encoding DUF5777 family beta-barrel protein: MGLTKHYLTLLILLITFSAQSQDMLEQLREQSGHTPETVLGTFKGTRIINGQSIETRGKGNLDVIISHRFGRINSGGYNLFGLDDSNVRLGLEYSLSDLITLGFGRNSLNKVYDGFVKGRILEQKTEGMPLSATWVSDVSLYTLKRPELPMTFERRLRYVHQVLLARKFSPLFSLQLMPTLVHRNLVSSETEPNNLAALGIGSRVTLSRRVSLTGEYYYRFGKDLPGHNSLGIGVDIETGGHVFQLHFTNSNEMTPSGFIPSTQGDFFDGDIHFGFNVVRSFQIK, from the coding sequence ATGGGTTTAACAAAGCACTACCTCACTTTATTAATTTTACTTATCACCTTTTCTGCTCAAAGCCAGGACATGCTGGAGCAATTGAGAGAGCAATCCGGCCATACTCCGGAAACCGTTCTGGGCACTTTCAAAGGAACGCGGATAATCAACGGCCAATCCATAGAAACCCGGGGAAAGGGAAATCTGGACGTGATTATCTCCCACCGTTTTGGACGGATAAATTCAGGGGGATACAATCTGTTTGGACTGGATGATTCCAACGTAAGGCTGGGATTGGAGTATTCCTTGTCAGACCTTATTACGTTGGGATTTGGCAGAAATTCTTTGAACAAAGTATATGACGGTTTTGTAAAAGGCCGGATTTTAGAACAGAAAACCGAAGGAATGCCGCTCTCTGCCACTTGGGTAAGTGATGTCTCTCTCTATACCCTTAAAAGACCGGAGTTACCTATGACTTTTGAGCGAAGGCTTCGATACGTTCATCAAGTTTTATTGGCCCGAAAGTTCAGTCCATTATTTTCTCTGCAACTTATGCCCACTTTGGTTCACAGAAATCTAGTTTCATCGGAGACAGAACCCAATAACCTGGCTGCTCTAGGTATAGGTAGCAGGGTGACACTATCCAGAAGAGTCAGCCTGACAGGAGAATATTACTATAGGTTCGGAAAGGATCTACCAGGGCATAATTCCCTGGGGATAGGTGTGGATATAGAAACAGGCGGGCATGTATTTCAACTGCATTTTACCAATTCAAATGAAATGACCCCTTCAGGTTTTATCCCTTCCACACAGGGGGATTTCTTTGATGGAGATATTCATTTTGGATTTAATGTGGTAAGATCATTTCAGATCAAATGA